Below is a genomic region from Bacteroidota bacterium.
TTCGACCGTGTAGGCCTCCGCGTCGCCGTCCCGTTGCATGTTCCATTGGACATCAACGCCATTCGCATCCGCAAGATTTGTCCAGAAAGTCAGCCCAGGATAAGCCACGATGCCGCAGCCCGACAAGTCGGCCGGACTTACCGTGATGCAAACCCGTCGCGCGCAATTCAGGCATTGCGTCGGGCTCGCCGGGGTATTGGCCGTAACGACGTAGGTTCCCGGATCGATGATCGGCGTACTGCCCTGTCCGCCGGAGGTGATGACTTCATTGAATCCATTCGGCCCCGTCACCGTGATGCTTCCGCTTCCTGAAAGTCCTGAGGCATCGGAACAAAACCTGCTTAATCCAGTGAAAAGGAGGTTTCCGCTGACGCAAATCGTATAGTTTCCACTTCCTGTGAGCGTATCGGGCACGGCAATCGGCGCGAAAAAGGGTCCATTGTAATAGTGGTTGCAAGAGGAGGCGCCGTAGTAGGACCAGCTTTGGCCGGTGCTGTTATGAGACAAGGCATAAAACCCGCGCGCGAATTGTGTCGGAAGGCTGCCGCTCAGGAAATAATAGCCGTTGCAGCCGGGATTGAGATCTGTCAAACTGCCGCAACTCACGAACCGGTTCGCAGAATAGCGCCAACCCAGCAAAGCCGTTTTTCCGATGGCCGTCACCTTGGTCATACCTACAGATTGCGGTGTGGTTCCTTCGTAGTATTGCACGTTGATGCCCGTCCCGGAAGTCGCTTCCCAGTCTGCAATACATTCGTAGACAACCGTATAGAAATTGTTGTTGGTGCGCCAGTCGATGCATTGTTTGTCGCCGCCCTCGGCGTTGCAGAGGTCAAAGTTGGTGGCAAATGTCGAACCGCTCAGGTTTTGGGAGGCATAGGTTCCATTCTGCGAAGTCAAAATCTCAACGCCGCGTTCGGCTTGATTGACGCCCCGCCGGACGGTGCCATAAGCCGTTGCAAAACTCGTCAGTGTTGAACTCCCAACGCCGTCGTCATTGGCATCTGCTCCGTAGCCACACATGTTGGCAAAGCTGATGCCACAGGGTATGACTTCGTCGCCGGATGTGATGACGGGGTAGTCAATGGCCAAATAGCGTCCGGGATTGGTCGTGGTAATTCCCGAGGTGCAGGAGGCCGTTTGGCTGTAGCGAATGCGGAATTTGAAGCCGGATGTAAAAAAGGCGCTGTTGACCATGATTCCGGAGGCCGCGGTGCTGCCCGACGCGGCGGTATAGAAATTGCCTGGCGAGGTGGTGTTTTTGAAGACGGTCACACAGACCCGCGACCAAGCGCTTTCGGTGAGCCATTTGGTATTGGATGTGTTGTTGAAACACATGTCTGAGCTTGTGCTGCTCAAATTCATCTGCAAGACTTGTGACCAAGCCGTGCCGCCGTTGGTCGAGAAGTCAAGAAATGCGATGTTGCCCACACAACTTCCCCAGCTGTTCATTTGTCCGCAAGATGTCTCGGAAGGAAAGAGCCAGAATTGGACCTTGAAGGCCTCCACGGCACTCATGTTGAAGGTTTCAGACACGAGTGTAGGGCTGTTTTGCCCACGCAGCACAGCGTAGCTGAGGTTGGAGGGGACATTGGGGCGCCCGTCGAAGTTGGCGCCGAGTTTGCCACTTGCGCCACCGCCTCCGACGGCTTGTGTACTCGCAAGATTGCCGATGCAAAAGCCGTTGGTGGCGGTGCAAGAACCGCTGCAATTGGGCTGAATGAGGCCGGCCTTGGCGCCGTAGGCATCTGCGGCAGGAAGCGGGCCGGCCGTGGTTGCGGAAGGTCCGCCCGCAAAGGACCATCCTGCAGGCAATCCGCTCGTGGACCAAGTGGTGGTTCCAGCAAAATCGTAGGCGGTGCGGATGCCGGCGGTCGCTTCAAACGCATTCGGCTGCGCACAAGGACTGGTACACGTAGCCCCATGGGGCACGTCTTGGGGGCAATTTACATTCGTTTCACCCGGATCGACCGTGCCGGAGCCGCAGTCCGGGCATTGGGAATAGACCACTTGGCACCCCACCAACAAAACGAAAACAACCAACAAACCGCGCTGAATCATCCTTCCACAATCCGTATTCATCCCGAAACTTAATCAAGCCCATGCAAAAAATCAAAACATTCGGGTTGGCAGGTCTGTACCATGGAGGTCAACCGAAACGCTGAGAGAAGGGTTGTGAACATCGGGATAGCTTTGTAAGCAAATGGAAAAATGCAGTTTGTCGGAAAAAATAGTTGGAGACAGTACCGTGAGCATTTGTGAAAATCCAGAATTCAACACCAAGTTGATTCTGCTGATTAGCTGCGCTGAACACAGGATTCTGGAAATTCTGTGAATTCTGGAAATTCTGATCTAGAATTCTGCTCAAAAAAAATTAGGGGCCTCAATCCGCCGCGGCGGAGAGTCTCCCTAACTGCATACAGCATGAATAGGGGCAAAAAAAAATTAGGGGCCTCAACCATCTTGTGGGAGTCCCCTAACCCTTGCTCTTGCTTGATGTAAAGATGCAGCGACAATTTCGGCACCACAAGGCCGATCTTACGAGCTTCTTACTTGCCATCATCCCCATATTCTTGAAAAATCAATCATCTGAATCCATTCAGGCTTCCAAATTCTTACGCATTCAGGTGCTTTTTGGGCATGAAAAAATGAATGAAACGAGATTTTAAAGCAGCCTCCGACCGCTGTAACTATCTTTGCAGGAAGCCCTCGGGAAAAACCACGTATGAGAATACACGTTTACATTCTAGCAATAGCCGCCATTTTGGTCCATTTTGGGGCTAAGGCCCAAAATTCGACGGCGCTTTGGGACGACAGCCGCGTTGCGGCGATCTATTTGACCATTCATCCGGATTCGCTCGATTCGATCTATACCAATATCTATTCCGATCATTATTATTCGGCAGAACTTGTGTTTGACGACGGTGTCGTGCGCGATACCGTGACAGAGGTGGGTATGCGCCTACGCGGCAACACCTCCCGAGCCGCAGACAAAAAGTCGTTCAAGGTGAGCTTTAACGAATATCTCCCCGGAAGACGGTATCAGGGAACCAAAAAACTCAACCTGATCGCCTCGCACAACGATCCGACGATGGTGCGGCAAAAGCTCTTTTACGATGTCTGGAACCAATGCGGGATGCCTCCACGCCGCACAACCTTCGTTCAAGTTTACATCAACCAGGTCTATTACGGTCTGTATTCCAACCTCGAAGAAATGGACAAGGACTGGCTGACCACGACATTCGCAGAGAATACGGGCAACCTCTACAAGTGCATTTATCCGGCGGATCTGGTCTACATCAACGGGAATCAGCAGACCTACAAAAATATTGCGGGTTCCACGGGTCGCGCCTACGACCTCCAAACCAATGAAACCCTCGATGACTACACCGATCTCGTCGAATTGATCACGCAACTCAACCGGATTCCCAATGCGCAATTCGCTGCCGAAATCCCGCAGTATTTGAATGTGCAGGGCTATCTGAAGGCCTTGGCAATCGACGTGGCGACGGGCAATTGGGACAGCTACGGCTACAACAAAAACAACTATTACCTCTATCACCGACAGTCCTCCGGGCAATTCGAATTCGTGACCTACGACGCCGACAACACGTTTGGGGTGGATTGGGTGAATCGCGACTGGGCGACGCGCGATTGCGCTGACTGGCTGAGTCATAGCGAACCGCGACCCTTGGCTTCAAAACTGCTGGCAGTTCCGGCCTTTCGGGCGCAATATTATGCCGCACTGGACAGCATTACCCGATTTGTGACGCGCCCCGACAGCATTTTCCCCAAAATCGACGCCTTGAAAGCATTGATTTTACCCTTCGTTCCGGCAGACACCTTTCGCAGCTTGGATTACGGATATGATTTGAATGACTTCGAATTGGGATTTACCGGAACGGTCGACGGACATACGCCCTACGGGATCAAGCCGTTTCTCGGTACCCGCTACAACAGTACGCTCGGGCAACTTGACGCTGTGAAAACAACCAATGGCGTGGACATAGCCCAAGTGGTCACCGCCTTTCCCAACCCCTTCGGCCCGGGACAAATGCTGCATCTCCATTCCAAATCGCCGGTAAAACCCGACCTCCAGGTCACCATCATCGACCTGCAAGGGCGCATCGTACACCAATCGACTTGGGCAGCCCACGAAACCACAACTGAATTGGATCTTGGAGGCCTAGCAACCGGCAGCTACCGCGCCATTCTTCAAGGCAAAGGTGTTTTTGGGGCGATTGGGCTTGCAAAACTGTAGAATTTCCAGAATCTCTTGATCGCGCTGTTTTTGCGGGGTCCGCAAGAATTCACGCGATTTTCGGAATCTAGTTTGGAATCGAATTCAATCAGCATGCAGAATTCAACTCCAAGGCTGATTCTGAGAATTCTGTAAATTCTGCTCAAAAAAAAATTAGGGGCCTCAACCATCTTGTGGGAGTCCCCTAACCCTTGCTCTTGCTTGAAACAAAGATGAGGCGACTTTTTGCGGTCGGCAAGGGCGTTCTTACGAGCTTCTTACGCGGACTGATCCTCAAAAGCATTCTCCAATGCCATTCTGAATGCTTTTAGAACAAAAAAATCTTACGTCCAAACATTTCTTATCAACTCGAAAATCATCCTTTGGGCGAAGAACCAAGGATGAATGTCAGCTTAAAAGTTCATTCGAAGGGGCAACAATGGCTTGTCAGGGCTGAAAAATCGTAAATTGACCTTTCAATTGTTCATTCACCCAAAAAGAAAGCGCATGAAGATTTCTACTTTCGTTTTAGCACTTTGCTTGGGCTGTTTGATGAGTTCGCCGGGGTTGAAGGCCCAAAATTATGTGAACTTTACCATCAATCAGCCTGCTGCACCCAGTTCGTCGTTTTCCTATACGATTCAGAACACAACCTATACCTTCACTGATCTGAGCTCGGGTACAGGTCTCACCTACAGTTGGACCTTTGGCGATGGCAATACGTCCACGCTTCAGAATCCCACCCATACTTACGCGACGGATGGCAACTATACCATCTGCCTGGGAATTACCGACATCAACAACTGTACGAGCAACAGCTGCGACTCGGTCTTGGTGGTGGGCGTGCAAAATGCGATTCCGGGATTGACCTTCGAAGTGGCGCCGAATCCATTTTCAGGTCAGACCGCGGTGAATTATGCACTGACCGAGGCTGCTGACATCAGCATTTCGGTGTACAACCTGCTCGGTGCACGTATGCAGACCGTGGTCAGTGGCCCGCTGGCCGCTGGCAGTTATCAGCAACGCATCGGCAGCGGATTGGCTGCAGGTAGCTACTTACTGGTATTTGAGGTAAACGGTAAGCAAATGAGCCGTCGCATCGTCAAAGCACAATGATCCATCCACATCCAACAAGAAACAACATGAAAAAGTATATCAAAGGATTTTGGATAACATGCGGATGGATATTGCTGGGTGGACTTTTCCAGCAGGCCTACTCCCAGTCTGCAATTTGTGACGGCGAAGAGGTGGTTTTGACCCTGAGCGGTTACACGGGAACGATCCAATGGGAATATTCCTCGAATCTCGGCGGCCCATTTACGCCATTGTCGGGCGTGGTGGGCGACAGTGCCTCCATTTTCCCGGATAGCAGCGGATTTTACCGCGCCGTGGTGACTTCAGGCACCTGCAACCCTTTTTATTCCGACACGCTTGAGATTCTGGTTCATCCGAATCCAATTGCAGATGCGGGTCCCGACAATGGTTTGTGCGCAGGCGGCACCGTCAACATTGGCGGCAGTCCAGCAGCATCTGGCGGAACTGCTCCCTACACCTATACTTGGACACCTTCTACAGGATTGTCCGCCGCCAACATCGCCAATCCCGATGCCGGGCCTGCTGTCACAACGACTTATTTGCTGACTGTCGTCGACACCAACGGCTGCAGCAGCAGCGATTCCATGACGGTGACTGCCAATGACAGTCCGGTCGCGAATGCAGGTGCAGACGTCACGATCGCTTGTGGCGATTCGACGCAATTGGCAGGTGCAGCGACAAGTGGCGCAGCCCCTTACAGCTTCTCCTGGTCGCCCTCAACCGATCTGAGCAATGCTGCGATTGCCAATCCTTGGGCTTCGCCCAGCGGATTGACGGCTTATGGCCTCACTGTCACCGACTCCAATGGCTGCGTCGGAACAGATACGGTCACCGTCACAGTTGCAGGTGGCGGCCATGGCACATTGACCTTCGCCTACACCGGCACAATTGACACGAGTTTCGTGATCCCTTGCGCCGATTCGTTGGTGATCGAAGTCTGGGGCGCCGAAGGCGGCAACAACACGACTTCAACCGTTGCACCTGGCATGGGTGCCTACCAAAAGGGAACATTTGTCTTGGCTCCCGGCGGCAAACTCAAAGTTCTGGTCGGCGAAAAGCCCAGCTTTGGTGGCGGCAACGGCGGTGGCGGCGGGACCTTCGTCACGCTTCCCAACAATACCCCGCTGATCAT
It encodes:
- a CDS encoding PKD domain-containing protein, encoding MKISTFVLALCLGCLMSSPGLKAQNYVNFTINQPAAPSSSFSYTIQNTTYTFTDLSSGTGLTYSWTFGDGNTSTLQNPTHTYATDGNYTICLGITDINNCTSNSCDSVLVVGVQNAIPGLTFEVAPNPFSGQTAVNYALTEAADISISVYNLLGARMQTVVSGPLAAGSYQQRIGSGLAAGSYLLVFEVNGKQMSRRIVKAQ
- a CDS encoding CotH kinase family protein, with amino-acid sequence MRIHVYILAIAAILVHFGAKAQNSTALWDDSRVAAIYLTIHPDSLDSIYTNIYSDHYYSAELVFDDGVVRDTVTEVGMRLRGNTSRAADKKSFKVSFNEYLPGRRYQGTKKLNLIASHNDPTMVRQKLFYDVWNQCGMPPRRTTFVQVYINQVYYGLYSNLEEMDKDWLTTTFAENTGNLYKCIYPADLVYINGNQQTYKNIAGSTGRAYDLQTNETLDDYTDLVELITQLNRIPNAQFAAEIPQYLNVQGYLKALAIDVATGNWDSYGYNKNNYYLYHRQSSGQFEFVTYDADNTFGVDWVNRDWATRDCADWLSHSEPRPLASKLLAVPAFRAQYYAALDSITRFVTRPDSIFPKIDALKALILPFVPADTFRSLDYGYDLNDFELGFTGTVDGHTPYGIKPFLGTRYNSTLGQLDAVKTTNGVDIAQVVTAFPNPFGPGQMLHLHSKSPVKPDLQVTIIDLQGRIVHQSTWAAHETTTELDLGGLATGSYRAILQGKGVFGAIGLAKL
- a CDS encoding T9SS type A sorting domain-containing protein — encoded protein: MIQRGLLVVFVLLVGCQVVYSQCPDCGSGTVDPGETNVNCPQDVPHGATCTSPCAQPNAFEATAGIRTAYDFAGTTTWSTSGLPAGWSFAGGPSATTAGPLPAADAYGAKAGLIQPNCSGSCTATNGFCIGNLASTQAVGGGGASGKLGANFDGRPNVPSNLSYAVLRGQNSPTLVSETFNMSAVEAFKVQFWLFPSETSCGQMNSWGSCVGNIAFLDFSTNGGTAWSQVLQMNLSSTSSDMCFNNTSNTKWLTESAWSRVCVTVFKNTTSPGNFYTAASGSTAASGIMVNSAFFTSGFKFRIRYSQTASCTSGITTTNPGRYLAIDYPVITSGDEVIPCGISFANMCGYGADANDDGVGSSTLTSFATAYGTVRRGVNQAERGVEILTSQNGTYASQNLSGSTFATNFDLCNAEGGDKQCIDWRTNNNFYTVVYECIADWEATSGTGINVQYYEGTTPQSVGMTKVTAIGKTALLGWRYSANRFVSCGSLTDLNPGCNGYYFLSGSLPTQFARGFYALSHNSTGQSWSYYGASSCNHYYNGPFFAPIAVPDTLTGSGNYTICVSGNLLFTGLSRFCSDASGLSGSGSITVTGPNGFNEVITSGGQGSTPIIDPGTYVVTANTPASPTQCLNCARRVCITVSPADLSGCGIVAYPGLTFWTNLADANGVDVQWNMQRDGDAEAYTVERKFPGGDWTPLTEVAHIQGQQNYGFTDRSHWGGVRTYRLKLQKPDGEMAYSDAVEVNLPAKRWVQVAPNPANERVQVRVSLDVQGFAVDLYDLAGRALRHWNVAGVSAELSLGGLAKGIYLMRVQVAGEVEVLRLSVE